The region TGGCGTAGTCAGTGCCGCTCGCGGCACGGATTTCCACCAGCATGGCGCGCCAGCGCTCGATCATGCCTTCGTGCTCTTCCATCCACAGCGCCAGGCGTGTTTCCACGTCCTGGGTGCCGTCGCCCTGTTGCAGGACGGAGATGGTGATCGCACGTTGCTGCCAGTCCACATCATCGCGGAACGCTTCACGGGCCAAGGCCTGCCAGTTGTTTTCAACCGGCAGGGCGCTGATCTGTTGCAGGTACCAGGTGATATCCAGAGCGCTGCCGACAGCGAAGTAAGCCTTCGCGACGTCTGCTGCGTTCTGGCCAGTCACGTCGGCTGCTTCGATGATCGGCAGCAAGGTGTACAGGTGAGTGGTGCCTGCAACCATGCGCGCCAGCAATTCAGGTACGCCAGCCGCAACGTAAGCCTGATAACGGGTCTGCCAGCCTTCGCGGGTCGGGCCTTCCAGCAGTTCGTCGAGCTTGAGGCCCAGCGCTGCCAGATGTGGACCGAAGTGCGCGACGTCACGGGCAGCATTCTGCTCGTTGCGACGGCTACGCAGGAACCAGCGCGTAGCGCGACGGCCCAGACGCATCAGCTCGTCCATCAGCTCCAGTTGGACGTCAGCGGAAACCTGGTAGTCCAGGGCTTCGATCTGACGGAACCAGTGCGGGAGGTGGAAGATGTCACGCACGATCACATAAGCGCCGGCCACGTTCGCCGGGCTCATGCCGGTCGACTCTTTGAGTCGTTGAACGAAGGTGATGCCCATGTGGTTCACCAGATCGTTGGCGATCTGGGTGCTGACGATCTCGCGCTTCAGACGGTGACGACGCATTGCTTCGGAGAACTTGCTCACCAGCATCGGCGGGAAAGCGGTTTCCATGTCGCGGGTCAGGTAATCGTCGTCCGGCACTTGCGAGTTGAGCAGCGCTTCTTTGAGGTCGATCTTGCTGTAGGAGATCAGCACCGACAGCTCGGCACGGGTCAGGCCATGGCCTGCCGCAACGCGCTCGTTGATAGCCTCTTCCGCCGGCAGGAACTCGATGGCGCGATCCAGCTTGCCACGGCTTTCCAGATCGTTCATCAGGCGCTTGTATTCGGCAATCCGCGGCAAGGCGCGACGGGCGGCCAGGGACAGTGCCTGAGTCTGCTTGTAGTTGTTGCCCAGGACCAGGCCGCCGACTTCGTCAGTCATGCTGCCAAGCAACTGGTTACGTTGCTTCTCGGTCATGTCACCGGCCTGAACCACTTCGTTCAGCAGGATCTTGATGTTTACTTCGTGGTCGGAGCAGTCCACGCCGGCGGAGTTGTCGATCGCAGTCGGTGTTGGAACCGCCGCCATTGAGGCCGAATTCGACACGACCCAATTGGGTCATACCGAGGTTACCGCCCTCGCCCACAACTTTGCAGCGCAGTTCGTTGCCGTTCACGCGCAGCGCATCGTTGGCCTTGTCGCCGACATCGGCGTGGCTTTCGGTGCTGGCTTTGACGTACGTGCCGATACCGCCGTTCCACAACAGGTCTACCGGTGCCTTGAGCAAGGCGTTCAGCAGTTCGGTCGGGGTCAGCTTGTCAGCCTGAATGTCGAAGCGCTCTTTCATCTGCGGGGAAATCGCGATGCTTTTCGCGCTGCGGGAGAAGATCCCACCGCCTTCGGACATGATGCTGGTGTCGTAATCCGACCACGCCGAACGCGGCAGATCGAACAAGCGCTGACGCTCGACGAAGCTGTTAGCCGGTTGCGGATTCGGATCGATGAAGATGTGCAGGTGGTTGAAGGCCGCGACCAGTTGCAGGGTCTCGGACATCAACAAGCCGTTACCGAATACGTCACCGGCCATGTCGCCGACGCCGACAACGGTAATGCTGTCTTTCTGAACATTGATGCCGCGCTCGCGGAAGTGACGCTGTACGCCAACCCAGGCGCCGCGTGGCCGTGATGCCCATGGCCTTGTGGTCGTAGCCGATCGAGCCGCCGGAGGCGAAGGCGTCGCCGAGCCAGAAGCCGTAGTCGGCGGAGAGGCCGTTGGCGATGTCGGAGAACGTGGCGGTGCCCTTGTCCGCGGCGACCACGAGGTAGGAGTCGTTGTCGTCGTGACGCACGACGTTCGACCGGCGGCACCAGTGCGCCGTCCTTCAGGTTGTCGGTGATGTCCAACAGGCCCGAGATGAAGATGCGGTAGCAGGCGATGCCCTCGGCCGCGATCTCGTCCCGACCGCCGCCCAATGGCAGGCGACGCGGCAGGAAGCCGCCCTTCGCGCCCACAGGCACGATGACCGAGTTCTTCACTTGCTGGGCTTTTACCAGGCCCAACACTTCGGTGCGGTAGTCTTCTTCACGGTCGGACCAGCGCAGGCCGCCACGAGCCACGTTACCGAAGCGCAGGTGCACACCTTCAACGCGAGGCGAGTAAACGAAGATTTCGAACTTCGGTACTGGCTTCGGCAGCTCAGGAATCTGGTGCGGGTTGAACTTGAAGCTGAAGTAAGACTTGTTATGGCCGTGCGCATCGGTCTGGTAGAAGTTGGTGCGCAGGGTGGCCTTGATCAGGTCCAGGTAGCGACGCAGGATGCGGTCTTCGTTGAGCACCTGGACGTCGTCCAGGGCGGTGACGATGGCTTGTTCCAGACGTTGCTGCTTGTCTTCCAGATCGTCGCTGGCCAGTTTGCGCGCCAGGTAGAAACGGGTCTTGAACAACCGGGTCAACTCACGAGCGATGTCGGTGTGGTTGTTCAGGGTGCTGGCGATGTAGCCCAGGTCGAAGCCCAGACGAATCTGCTTCATGTAACGGGCGTAGGCACGCAGCAGCGCAACGTCGCGCCATGGCAGGCCGGCGGTCAGTACCAGACGGTTGAACGCATCGTTTTCGGCATCGCCACGCACGATGTGGACGAACGCGTCCTGCAAGGTGTCGTTGAGCTGCTGGATGTCGAGTTCCAGGCCT is a window of Pseudomonas sp. 10S4 DNA encoding:
- a CDS encoding NAD-glutamate dehydrogenase domain-containing protein codes for the protein MAAVPTPTAIDNSAGVDCSDHEVNIKILLNEVVQAGDMTEKQRNQLLGSMTDEVGGLVLGNNYKQTQALSLAARRALPRIAEYKRLMNDLESRGKLDRAIEFLPAEEAINERVAAGHGLTRAELSVLISYSKIDLKEALLNSQVPDDDYLTRDMETAFPPMLVSKFSEAMRRHRLKREIVSTQIANDLVNHMGITFVQRLKESTGMSPANVAGAYVIVRDIFHLPHWFRQIEALDYQVSADVQLELMDELMRLGRRATRWFLRSRRNEQNAARDVAHFGPHLAALGLKLDELLEGPTREGWQTRYQAYVAAGVPELLARMVAGTTHLYTLLPIIEAADVTGQNAADVAKAYFAVGSALDITWYLQQISALPVENNWQALAREAFRDDVDWQQRAITISVLQQGDGTQDVETRLALWMEEHEGMIERWRAMLVEIRAASGTDYAMYAVANRELLDLALSGQAVVPVAAALELEPAA